From the genome of Uranotaenia lowii strain MFRU-FL chromosome 1, ASM2978415v1, whole genome shotgun sequence, one region includes:
- the LOC129737864 gene encoding uncharacterized protein LOC129737864, with product MPTKPKPKPLKELQVKLRGLHVSFDNLYDFMQQYRPDTKCAEVKVRLEQLDRMWDRMTEAIDEVEAHEDTTTDEDTYAKRRSKSSTTYVASWKARHSPSSMLYTIAWELLSKRYSNSKILRKRQVQALFDLAVMKRECSSDLHILLESFEKIIKSLDQVIQPADYKDAFLLHILSSRLDGSTRRGWEEISSTTETDTLKDLTDFLQRRVRVLESLPSKTTEPKPESFPPRFPKKIPTVKVCNTNIQPSSPSIKCFACSECHLLYQCPSFLKMTVTDRDSLLRTHSLCRNCFRRGHQARECSSRFTCRQCRGKHHTLVCFKGKATDHQQPANPDPQQQSAASDEDPHRRLVNLATTEQPVRCNATTAPSTGVLLLTAVVLLDDGTGRRVQARALLDSAAECNLMSMRLRNKLKVKGRSSNVEVVGIQGLSSTVQGKVKLLLRSRSCDYSRTMDFYVLPKISSPTSAATIDTRMWNIPVGIELADPDFLKCEHVDLVLGAESFFEFFVTGNRIHLGNELPMLVDSVFGWVVAGRYASKIPLTSAVCNTATMGRLDELVERFWRCEEIESKQNYSPEESKCEAHFVNTTTRSPSGRYIVSLPQTESVIERLSGSKAVAERRFYQIERRLTRDANLNQQYSDFLQEYESLGHMRRLTTDEMNEPNRFFLPHHPVVKEASTTTKLRVVFDASAKTPSEFSLNDGLLVGPIIQEDLRSIILRSRTRQVMIVADIEKMFRQIEVCPDDRRLQCILWRLNPNVPLAGFELSTVTYGTKPAPFVATRVLHQLTIDEGDRFPLAAVALREDVYMDDTITGSDDLESARRLQIEMVEMTMCAGFKLRKFASNFPSVLDGLPEEDLAIPTNTADLISRGIRPEEIQNNSLWWHGPDWLSCSSDKGPKSGSFTADGEDEERKRVVLVSTEARSFITEYVERYSNYTTMVRHTVYWLRLINYLRKGSSRLSGPLRVWELRQAEARIFQLIQAEEFNHELRAIYKGRNVPLSSPLRWFVPIVGSDGLLRIGGRLGQSRESDDTKHPIVLPSKHDFTKLLIRYCHINYYMLAHN from the exons ATGCCGACCAAGCCGAAACCGAAACCGCTGAAGGAACTCCAGGTCAAACTTCGAGGTCTACACGTGTCCTTCGATAACTTGTACGACTTCATGCAACAATATCGCCCGGATACGAAATGCGCGGAGGTCAAGGTTAGACTGGAGCAGCTCGATAGAATGTGGGACCGAATGACCGAGGCTATCGACGAAGTTGAAGCACACGAGGACACCACCACCGATGAAGATACGTACGCCAAACGG AGATCGAAAAGTTCCACTACCTACGTAGCCAGCTGGAAGGCGAGGCACTCTCCGTCATCGATGCTCTATACGATAGCATGGGAACTGCTATCGAAAAGGTATTCGAACTCCAAAATCCTCCGAAAACGTCAGGTCCAAGCGTTGTTCGACTTAGCGGTTATGAAAAGGGAATGTTCTTCGGATCTGCACATTTTGCTGGAATCGTTCGAGAAAATAATCAAGTCCCTAGATCAGGTCATCCAACCAGCCGACTACAAAGACGCATTCCTACTCCACATCCTAAGCTCTCGGTTAGATGGGTCCACTCGCCGAGGTTGGGAAGAAATCTCCTCCACCACCGAAACCGATACACTCAAAGACCTAACCGATTTCCTACAAAGACGTGTCAGAGTGTTAGAATCCCTCCCAAGCAAAACAACTGAACCCAAACCCGAAAGTTTTCCTCCCAGGTTCCCCAAGAAGATCCCCACGGTCAAGGTCTGCAACACCAATATACAACCATCCTCTCCATCAATCAAATGTTTTGCTTGCTCTGAGTGTCATCTCCTATACCAATGCCCATCGTTTTTGAAGATGACCGTAACCGATAGAGATAGTCTTCTGAGAACTCACTCATTGTGCCGAAATTGCTTTCGTCGAGGTCACCAAGCGAGAGAATGTTCTTCAAGGTTTACGTGCAGACAATGCCGTGGAAAGCACCACACACTTGTATGTTTCAAGGGTAAGGCCACCGACCACCAACAACCAGCAAATCCCGATCCCCAGCAGCAGAGTGCGGCGAGTGATGAAGATCCCCACCGAAGATTGGTCAACTTGGCGACCACCGAGCAACCGGTCAGATGCAATGCGACAACAGCCCCATCCACTGGTGTTCTTTTGCTTACAGCTGTTGTCCTATTAGATGATGGAACGGGTCGTAGGGTACAAGCTAGGGCTCTTCTGGATAGCGCCGCCGAATGCAATCTTATGAGTATGCGATTGAGGAACAAATTGAAGGTCAAGGGAAGGTCTAGCAACGTTGAGGTCGTTGGTATTCAAGGATTATCTTCTACGGTACAGGGCAAGGTCAAATTACTTTTGCGTTCTCGGAGTTGCGACTATTCTCGAACCATGGATTTTTACGTTTTGCCCAAAATATCATCCCCCACATCAGCAGCAACTATCGATACCCGTATGTGGAACATACCAGTGGGAATAGAGTTAGCTGATCCCGATTTCCTGAAATGCGAACATGTCGATTTGGTACTGGGTGCagaatcattttttgaattcttcGTTACTGGAAATCGGATTCATTTGGGAAACGAACTACCAATGCTGGTCGACTCCGTCTTTGGTTGGGTAGTAGCAGGGCGATACGCAAGCAAAATTCCACTCACATCTGCAGTATGCAACACGGCGACGATGGGAAGACTAGACGAGTTAGTGGAAAGGTTCTGGCGATGCGAGGAGATtgaatccaaacaaaattattctcCCGAGGAATCGAAGTGTGAGGCACACTTTGTAAATACAACTACACGTTCCCCATCTGGTCGATATATCGTATCTTTGCCCCAAACTGAGTCGGTGATTGAAAGGTTGAGCGGATCCAAGGCTGTGGCGGAGAGGAGATTTTACCAAATTGAACGAAGGTTGACTAGGGATGCCAATCTTAATCAACAATATTCCGATTTCCTTCAGGAATATGAATCGCTTGGACATATGCGTCGGTTAACCACAGATGAAATGAATGAACCGAATAGATTTTTTCTACCCCACCATCCCGTTGTGAAAGAGGCAAGCACAACAACCAAACTAAGGGTCGTATTTGATGCGTCAGCAAAAACCCCATCTGAATTCTCCCTAAACGATGGCCTTTTGGTAGGGCCAATCATCCAAGAAGACTTGCGCTCCATCATTCTTCGAAGCCGAACTCGCCAGGTGATGATCGTGGCCGACATCGAAAAAATGTTTCGGCAGATAGAAGTTTGCCCAGATGACCGACGGCTGCAGTGCATTTTATGGCGACTAAATCCGAATGTTCCACTCGCTGGTTTCGAGCTATCCACGGTGACTTACGGGACCAAACCAGCACCGTTTGTCGCCACCAGAGTTCTACACCAACTGACGATAGATGAGGGTGATCGTTTCCCACTAGCTGCTGTTGCCTTGAGAGAAGACGTCTACATGGATGATACGATCACAGGTTCAGATGAtctcgaatcagctcgacgctTGCAAATTGAGATGGTTGAAATGACAATGTGTGCTGGTTTCAAACTTCGGAAATTTGCCTCCAACTTCCCTTCGGTTCTAGATGGGTTACCCGAAGAAGATCTAGCGATTCCAACTAACACCG CTGATTTGATTTCCAGAGGGATCCGACCtgaagaaattcaaaacaacaGCCTGTGGTGGCATGGGCCAGACTGGCTGAGCTGCTCTTCGGACAAGGGGCCGAAGTCCGGATCGTTCACAGCGGATGGAGAGGATGAGGAGAGGAAACGAGTTGTACTGGTATCAACTGAAGCACGATCATTTATAACCGAATATGTGGAACGATACTCCAACTATACTACGATGGTTCGTCACACGGTGTATTGGTTGAGGCTCATCAATTATCTGCGGAAAGGAAGCAGCCGACTGAGTGGGCCACTCAGAGTGTGGGAACTTAGGCAAGCAGAGGCGAGAATTTTCCAACTGATCCAGGCGGAGGAATTTAACCACGAACTCAGAGCGATTTACAAGGGGAGAAATGTTCCACTATCATCACCGCTGCGATGGTTCGTTCCAATTGTGGGTTCTGATGGGCTACTTAGGATTGGGGGGAGGTTGGGCCAATCGAGAGAGTCTGATGACACCAAACATCCCATTGTTCTTCCATCCAAACACGACTTTACCAAACTACTGATACGATACTGCCATATAAACTACTACATGCTGGCCcacaattaa